The following coding sequences are from one Betaproteobacteria bacterium window:
- the copK gene encoding periplasmic Cu(I)/Cu(II)-binding protein CopK, which produces MLKKLLMVVAMSAVTATAFASDEARAAAKQVIELKDGSTVYIFKDGKMGMEDKYGRAMRMKKDTVMEAKDGQKIIMHGDEVMRLDSLLKKGHEGG; this is translated from the coding sequence ATGCTGAAAAAACTGTTGATGGTTGTCGCGATGAGCGCGGTGACCGCTACTGCGTTTGCTTCTGATGAAGCCCGTGCTGCTGCCAAGCAGGTGATCGAATTGAAAGACGGATCGACGGTCTACATCTTCAAGGACGGCAAAATGGGCATGGAGGATAAATATGGTCGCGCCATGCGTATGAAGAAAGACACCGTGATGGAAGCCAAGGATGGTCAGAAGATCATCATGCACGGCGACGAAGTCATGCGTCTCGATTCTCTGCTCAAGAAAGGGCATGAGGGCGGCTAA
- a CDS encoding CzcE family metal-binding protein has product MKTNIAKLTLIAALGFSVAGTSYAHEDYSEGQSLHWLSHVSESKSQPTTNQLAPYGYAASSAAVREVNIDSGTKYLNVTRLETIRINVGSKSVTWTFDTLGTASFPLAKVIPGAEGVTVYVTENPAYTGG; this is encoded by the coding sequence ATGAAAACGAACATTGCCAAACTAACCCTGATCGCTGCTCTCGGTTTTTCTGTTGCCGGAACCAGCTATGCCCACGAGGACTACTCAGAAGGGCAGAGTTTGCACTGGCTTTCACATGTCTCGGAATCCAAGAGTCAGCCGACCACCAACCAACTCGCGCCCTACGGCTACGCAGCGTCCAGCGCAGCTGTTCGGGAGGTGAATATCGACAGCGGCACCAAGTACCTGAATGTCACACGCCTCGAAACCATCCGGATCAATGTTGGCAGCAAGAGCGTCACCTGGACGTTCGATACCCTGGGCACTGCGTCGTTTCCGCTTGCCAAGGTTATTCCGGGGGCTGAGGGCGTGACGGTGTATGTCACGGAGAACCCGGCCTACACCGGCGGCTGA
- the copK gene encoding periplasmic Cu(I)/Cu(II)-binding protein CopK has protein sequence MLKKLLMVVAMSAVTATAFAVDAAQVEKSIELKDGSTVYIFKDGKMGMEDKLGRAVRMKKDTVMEAKDGQKIIMHGDEVMRLDSLLHKDHRG, from the coding sequence ATGCTGAAAAAATTGTTGATGGTTGTTGCGATGAGTGCCGTTACGGCGACCGCATTTGCCGTGGATGCGGCACAGGTTGAAAAATCGATCGAGTTGAAAGATGGCTCCACGGTCTACATTTTCAAGGACGGAAAAATGGGCATGGAAGACAAACTTGGCCGCGCGGTGCGCATGAAGAAAGACACCGTGATGGAAGCCAAGGATGGCCAGAAGATCATTATGCATGGTGACGAAGTCATGCGTCTCGACAGTCTGCTCCATAAGGATCATCGCGGCTAA